A single window of Treponema denticola ATCC 35405 DNA harbors:
- a CDS encoding type II toxin-antitoxin system RelB/DinJ family antitoxin — MKTAVLQTRIDKNLKQDADAFFESIGMDTTTAIRIFLKQTLIQRKIPFEIVQDNSFYSEKNIKALEHSKTQMETGQHSIRELVEV, encoded by the coding sequence ATGAAAACAGCAGTTTTACAGACACGGATAGATAAAAATCTAAAACAGGATGCGGATGCTTTTTTTGAATCAATAGGAATGGATACGACAACTGCAATACGTATATTTTTAAAACAAACTTTAATACAGCGTAAAATCCCATTTGAAATTGTTCAAGATAATTCTTTTTATTCGGAAAAAAATATAAAAGCTTTGGAACATTCTAAAACTCAAATGGAAACAGGGCAGCATTCAATTCGTGAACTTGTTGAGGTGTAG
- the lipA gene encoding lipoyl synthase — MTCNQRKPDWLKIKLPTGELSQEVSNTIKIHKLNTICTSGKCPNQGECWRCGTATFMICGNICTRACKFCNVPTGCPLPLNPNEPMEIAQSVEALKLKHVVLTSVDRDDIKDFGASHWVKVIRAVKQKTPNVTMEVLIPDFQGHEDLVSMIIEAKPEVISHNLETVRRLSPHVRSRATYDTSLKVLKQIADSGLVCKSGIMLGLGETRAEILETMDDLRKINCKVMTIGQYLRPSIKNIEVKEYVRPEVFEEYKQIGLEKGFSFVESGPLVRSSYHAEKHVLS; from the coding sequence ATGACTTGTAATCAAAGAAAACCTGATTGGTTAAAAATAAAACTTCCTACCGGAGAACTTTCACAGGAAGTATCGAATACAATAAAAATACATAAATTAAATACTATATGTACCAGCGGCAAATGTCCCAATCAGGGAGAATGTTGGAGGTGCGGAACTGCAACATTTATGATTTGCGGAAATATCTGTACGCGTGCATGTAAATTCTGTAATGTGCCTACCGGTTGCCCATTGCCCCTAAATCCTAATGAGCCGATGGAAATAGCTCAATCGGTTGAGGCTTTAAAATTAAAACATGTAGTTTTAACCTCGGTAGATAGGGACGATATAAAAGATTTCGGTGCTTCCCACTGGGTAAAGGTTATAAGAGCCGTAAAACAAAAAACACCGAATGTTACTATGGAAGTTTTAATTCCCGATTTTCAAGGCCATGAAGATTTGGTATCGATGATTATCGAAGCAAAACCTGAGGTAATTTCTCATAATCTTGAAACGGTACGCAGGCTTTCTCCCCATGTCAGGAGCAGGGCTACATATGATACTTCTCTCAAAGTTTTAAAACAAATTGCAGACTCCGGCTTGGTATGCAAATCAGGTATTATGTTGGGGCTGGGGGAAACAAGGGCTGAAATTTTAGAAACCATGGACGATTTACGCAAAATAAACTGCAAAGTTATGACCATAGGCCAATACCTCAGGCCCTCTATAAAAAACATTGAGGTTAAAGAATATGTAAGGCCTGAAGTCTTTGAAGAATATAAACAAATAGGTTTGGAGAAGGGCTTTTCTTTTGTGGAAAGCGGTCCCCTTGTTCGTTCCAGTTATCATGCCGAAAAGCATGTGTTGAGCTAA
- the miaB gene encoding tRNA (N6-isopentenyl adenosine(37)-C2)-methylthiotransferase MiaB, with the protein MTYFFETYGCQMNQAESSSMEQILLEKGWTNSSDAEHCDLLIINTCSVRITAENRVLGRLGHFSGLKKKRKFFVLLIGCMAERLYTEIQKEFPLIDYVVGMFERNLLPQIFDEIKARLKNDNYMAEFTHDNIEEKPVSGYYFAPLSHSPKSFQSYVPIMNGCNNFCTYCIVPYVRGREVSRPVNEILQEITELSSRGVREITLLGQNVNSYKGEDGEGRLIDFPKLLTLIAREADKTDMIRWIRFMSSHPKDMSDALIDTIAAEKRLCKLVHLPVQHGSDTILKRMNRVYTIEHYKNRIKRLKETIPDIALSTDILMGFPGETEDDVKATLDLMQEIEFDSAFMYHYNPREGTKAFNYPDRIPEEVKIERLGRVIDLQLKITAKKMKAKLGKKVDILVESHSRNERSELFGHTEQGEMTVIQGNPPESLIGNFAHAELKELKGKTFRANLN; encoded by the coding sequence ATGACATACTTTTTTGAAACATACGGCTGTCAGATGAATCAGGCTGAATCCTCATCAATGGAACAGATTCTGCTAGAAAAGGGGTGGACGAATTCTTCCGATGCCGAACACTGCGATTTACTTATAATAAATACTTGTTCCGTACGCATAACTGCCGAAAACAGGGTTCTGGGAAGACTGGGACATTTTTCGGGTTTGAAAAAAAAGCGTAAATTTTTTGTGCTTTTAATAGGTTGCATGGCTGAAAGGCTTTATACCGAAATACAAAAAGAATTCCCGCTCATCGATTATGTTGTCGGAATGTTTGAACGCAATCTTCTTCCTCAAATTTTTGATGAAATTAAAGCCCGCCTTAAAAATGATAATTATATGGCGGAGTTTACTCATGACAATATCGAAGAAAAACCCGTATCGGGTTATTATTTCGCACCTCTTTCTCATTCGCCGAAGTCCTTTCAAAGCTATGTGCCCATTATGAACGGCTGCAATAATTTTTGTACTTATTGTATTGTGCCCTATGTTCGGGGCAGGGAAGTTTCGCGTCCCGTAAATGAAATATTGCAGGAAATTACCGAGCTTTCATCAAGGGGGGTAAGGGAAATTACCTTGCTCGGCCAAAACGTAAATTCCTATAAAGGAGAAGACGGGGAGGGGAGGCTAATCGATTTTCCAAAACTTTTAACTCTTATAGCGAGAGAAGCGGATAAAACCGATATGATAAGATGGATACGCTTTATGTCGAGTCATCCTAAGGATATGTCCGATGCTTTAATCGACACAATCGCTGCCGAAAAAAGACTTTGCAAACTCGTTCATCTTCCGGTTCAACACGGCTCCGATACAATTTTAAAAAGAATGAACAGGGTTTACACGATTGAACATTATAAGAACAGAATAAAACGCCTAAAAGAAACCATACCGGATATAGCCTTGAGTACCGATATTCTGATGGGCTTCCCCGGAGAAACCGAAGATGATGTAAAGGCTACATTGGATTTGATGCAGGAAATAGAATTCGATTCGGCCTTTATGTATCATTATAATCCGCGTGAAGGAACAAAGGCTTTCAATTATCCTGACAGGATTCCTGAAGAAGTAAAAATAGAAAGATTGGGCCGTGTAATCGACTTACAGCTAAAAATTACGGCAAAAAAAATGAAGGCAAAACTCGGTAAAAAGGTAGATATCTTGGTTGAATCCCATTCAAGAAATGAAAGGTCTGAACTTTTCGGGCACACCGAACAAGGAGAGATGACCGTAATCCAAGGCAATCCTCCCGAATCCTTAATCGGAAATTTTGCCCATGCAGAATTAAAAGAACTAAAAGGAAAAACATTTAGAGCAAATCTTAATTAG
- a CDS encoding lipoprotein — translation MKKKLLFFLIFISILFSTFITSCSNNKEKEIVYEKIKPKRIIKNNILIVLGKDYYERKDILKYLENEYALGSPDSHVRVLPYSDMVKATKQPRLRMINEKIEEQKTTILISIGIPEGGGRYLIQAAENNPELSIISLLPMDEILPLEAASDIVVDFQIPKEIMNEEKDFLISDNEVMLLLVAAIFAGEDINAHKKNIKIFPIEEFQQAFFTAQTILGKTLFTNHHYTIKPYTDSDTGLQSHRYILIYKDFDESQETDISDDKENSGENETENDGIINPDKLEGGA, via the coding sequence ATGAAGAAAAAGCTTTTATTTTTTTTGATTTTTATAAGTATACTGTTCTCAACCTTTATTACTTCTTGCAGCAATAATAAAGAAAAAGAAATTGTTTATGAAAAAATAAAACCTAAAAGGATTATAAAAAACAATATCCTCATTGTTCTTGGAAAAGATTATTATGAGCGGAAAGATATTTTAAAATATCTTGAAAATGAATATGCTCTCGGAAGTCCCGATTCTCATGTTAGAGTTTTACCCTATTCCGATATGGTGAAAGCGACTAAACAGCCTCGTCTTAGAATGATTAACGAAAAGATTGAAGAACAAAAAACCACGATACTTATTTCCATAGGTATACCTGAAGGCGGAGGCCGTTATCTTATTCAGGCGGCGGAGAATAATCCTGAACTTTCAATAATAAGCCTTTTGCCCATGGACGAAATTCTCCCACTAGAAGCTGCTTCGGATATTGTAGTTGATTTTCAAATTCCTAAAGAGATAATGAATGAGGAAAAGGATTTTTTGATAAGCGATAATGAGGTTATGCTCTTACTTGTAGCAGCTATTTTTGCCGGTGAGGATATAAATGCTCATAAAAAAAACATAAAGATTTTTCCGATTGAGGAATTTCAACAGGCTTTTTTTACGGCACAAACAATTTTGGGCAAGACGCTTTTTACTAATCATCATTATACAATTAAACCGTATACTGATTCCGATACGGGACTTCAATCCCACAGATATATTTTAATTTATAAGGATTTTGATGAGAGTCAAGAAACGGATATTTCGGATGATAAAGAAAACTCAGGGGAAAACGAAACGGAGAATGACGGCATTATAAATCCGGATAAGCTTGAGGGAGGTGCTTAA
- a CDS encoding metallophosphoesterase, with protein sequence MNSLEYFNKGIFASPEALEKLKSAEKARLILISDTHGNVDTIIDILGREGKKSDAVLFSGDGLADFLNYITISQYEKELMECMPPVAALVMGNCDSKKYVLNLDARKTGADFGFKKNPERYLEFFEFLFLETCRKKILLTHGHEFYVDFELNTLLNFARQQDCSVAVFGHTHVPLIKEVNGIFLINPGSVSRPRMGSNKSYGILTMSKDAKPSMEFKNL encoded by the coding sequence GTGAACTCTTTGGAGTACTTTAATAAGGGAATTTTTGCATCTCCTGAAGCTCTTGAAAAACTAAAATCTGCCGAAAAAGCACGCCTTATTTTAATTTCGGATACACACGGTAATGTAGATACTATAATTGATATTTTGGGCCGCGAGGGAAAAAAATCCGATGCCGTTTTATTTTCAGGAGACGGCCTTGCAGATTTTTTAAATTATATAACGATTTCACAATATGAAAAAGAGCTGATGGAATGTATGCCTCCTGTAGCAGCCCTTGTTATGGGAAATTGCGATTCAAAAAAATATGTTCTAAATTTAGATGCAAGAAAAACGGGAGCGGATTTCGGCTTTAAAAAAAATCCCGAACGATATTTGGAATTTTTTGAATTTCTTTTTTTAGAGACTTGCCGTAAAAAAATTCTTTTAACCCACGGGCATGAATTCTATGTAGATTTTGAATTAAACACTCTTTTAAATTTTGCACGGCAGCAAGACTGCTCGGTTGCGGTTTTCGGCCATACCCATGTACCATTAATTAAAGAAGTAAACGGAATATTTTTGATAAACCCCGGTTCGGTATCAAGACCTAGAATGGGCTCAAATAAAAGCTATGGAATTTTAACTATGAGCAAAGATGCAAAACCGTCAATGGAATTTAAAAATTTATAA
- a CDS encoding NFACT RNA binding domain-containing protein, with protein sequence MSLNNKEIDLILEELKLEGFFIQKIIQPSYTALVFYLYKDKPLTLFISLDAGACRLHSTRKKIPKFDKPMRFMELLKSRIKGGKILKAEQLNEDRIIRLHIASGAGDFFLYLRLWSGAANIVLTDENNLIIDAFYRRPKKGEISGGTWLTPEPQKIKKQDYCVREYDKTKTFNEAVEEWYINNAPKVSKEALLDEAENLYGTKILKIEKALLKLKAKREEFLNAQSLKNAGDLLFSNLHLIKKGMKFIELEDYTKNGAKITITLEPLKTPQENANLYYEKYKKAVSGLEALEEDIISAEKEIEKLKEKIEKIKTEENPYLIQKILQKEKIPVQQKAKNTKSAPGLKFFSEGWTILVGRTAAENDELLRHFVKGTDLWLHTRDYAGGYVFIKARAGKSIPLPVLIKAGNLAVFYSKARKNGQADLYTTQVKYLRRAKNAPKGTVLPTHEKNLSIKLDEKILKQLEEEKISAL encoded by the coding sequence ATGTCCTTAAACAATAAAGAAATAGATCTAATTCTTGAAGAGCTGAAATTAGAGGGCTTTTTTATTCAAAAAATAATTCAGCCCTCTTATACAGCCTTGGTCTTTTATCTTTACAAAGATAAACCTCTTACTCTTTTTATTTCTCTTGATGCCGGAGCATGCCGGCTTCATTCTACACGTAAAAAAATTCCTAAATTCGATAAGCCTATGCGTTTTATGGAGCTTTTAAAATCCAGAATCAAGGGCGGGAAAATTCTAAAAGCGGAACAACTAAACGAAGACAGAATCATACGTCTTCACATTGCAAGCGGAGCAGGGGACTTTTTTTTATATTTAAGGCTGTGGAGCGGGGCTGCAAACATAGTTTTAACCGATGAAAATAACCTTATAATCGACGCTTTTTACCGCCGGCCTAAGAAGGGAGAAATATCAGGCGGAACTTGGCTGACTCCAGAACCTCAAAAAATAAAAAAACAAGATTATTGTGTTCGCGAGTATGACAAAACAAAAACTTTTAATGAGGCTGTCGAAGAATGGTATATTAATAATGCTCCAAAGGTTTCAAAAGAAGCCCTGCTGGACGAGGCCGAAAACCTTTACGGAACTAAAATATTAAAAATCGAAAAAGCTCTTTTAAAACTTAAAGCAAAAAGGGAAGAATTTTTAAATGCTCAAAGTTTAAAAAATGCAGGAGATTTGCTTTTTTCAAACCTTCATCTGATAAAAAAAGGAATGAAATTTATAGAACTTGAAGATTACACAAAAAACGGTGCAAAAATAACTATTACTTTGGAGCCCCTAAAAACACCCCAAGAAAATGCGAATCTCTATTATGAAAAATATAAAAAAGCCGTTTCGGGTTTAGAGGCCTTGGAAGAAGATATTATATCGGCCGAAAAAGAAATAGAAAAACTAAAAGAAAAAATAGAAAAAATTAAAACGGAAGAAAACCCTTATTTAATTCAAAAAATTCTTCAAAAAGAAAAAATTCCGGTACAGCAAAAAGCTAAAAATACGAAGAGTGCTCCGGGTTTAAAATTCTTTTCGGAAGGTTGGACTATTTTAGTAGGCCGAACGGCAGCTGAAAATGATGAGCTTTTGCGTCATTTTGTTAAGGGTACAGACCTTTGGCTTCACACAAGGGATTATGCAGGCGGCTATGTTTTTATAAAGGCTAGGGCAGGGAAGAGTATCCCCTTACCTGTTTTGATTAAGGCCGGAAACCTCGCAGTCTTTTATTCAAAGGCGAGAAAAAACGGACAAGCCGATCTATATACCACTCAGGTAAAATATTTACGCAGGGCAAAAAACGCACCCAAAGGAACCGTTCTTCCTACACATGAAAAAAATCTTTCCATAAAACTGGATGAAAAAATCTTAAAACAATTGGAAGAAGAAAAAATATCTGCTTTATAA